The following are encoded together in the Cervus elaphus chromosome 23, mCerEla1.1, whole genome shotgun sequence genome:
- the SNX5 gene encoding sorting nexin-5 isoform X2 gives MQKLGEGEGSMTKEEFAKMKQELEAEYLAVFKKTVSSHEVFLQRLSSHPVLSKDRNFHVFLEYDQDLSVRRKNTKEMFGGFFKSVVKSADEVLFSGVKEVDDFFEQEKTFLINYYNRIKDSCAKADRMTRSHKSVADDYIHTAACLHSLALEEPTVIKKYLLKVAELFEKLRKVESRVSSDEDLKLTELLRYYMLNIEAAKDLLYRRTKALIDYENSNKALDKARLKSKDVKLAEAHQQECCQKFEQLSESAKEELINFKRKRVAAFRKNLIEMSELEIKHARNNVSLLQSCIDLFKNN, from the exons ATGCAGAAGCTGGGAGAGGGTGAAGGGTCGATGACCAAAGAAGAGTTTGCCAAGATGAAGCAGGAGCTAGAAGC TGAGTACCTTGCTGTCTTCAAGAAGACTGTGTCTTCACACGAAGTCTTTCTTCAACGGCTCTCTTCTCACCCTGTTCTCAGTAAAGATCGCAACTTCCATGTTTTTTTGGAATATGATCAAGAT cTAAGTGTCAGGCGGAAAAATACCAAAGAGATGTTTGGTGGCTTTTTTAAAAGTGTGGTGAAAAGTGCTGATGAAGTTCTTTTTTCAGGAGTTAAG gaGGTAGATGACTTTTTTGAGCAAGAGAAGACTTTCCTCATCAACTATTACAACAGGATCAAGGATTCCTGTGCAAAGGCTGACAGGATGACCAGATCTCATAAAA GTGTCGCAGACGATTATATCCACACCGCAGCCTGCTTGCATAGCCTGGCTTTAGAGGAGCCTACAGTCATCAAGAA GTACCTGTTGAAGGTGGCTGAGCTGTTTGAAAAACTTAGG aaagtgGAGAGTCGAGTCTCCTCAGATGAAGACCTGAAGCTGACGGAGCTCCTGCGCTACTACATGCTCAACATAGAGGCTGCCAAG GATCTCTTATACCGACGCACCAAAGCCCTCATCGACTATGAGAATTCAAACAAAGCTCTGGATAAGGCCCGGTTAAAGAGCAAAGATGTCAAACTGGCCGAGGCACACCAGCAGGAATGCTGCCAGAAGTTTGAACAGCTCTCTGAATCTGCAAAAGAAG AGCTAATCAATTTCAAACGGAAGAGAGTGGCAGCGTTTAGGAAGAATCTAATTGAAATGTCTGAACTGGAAATAAAGCATGCCAGG AACAACGTGTCGCTCCTGCAAAGCTGCATCGACCTGTTCAAGAACAACTGA
- the SNX5 gene encoding sorting nexin-5 isoform X1 — MAAVPEVLQQQEEDRSKLRSVSVDLNVDPSLQIDIPDALSERDKVKFTVHTKTTLPTFQSPEFSVTRQHEDFVWLHDTLIETTDYAGLIIPPAPTKPDFDGPREKMQKLGEGEGSMTKEEFAKMKQELEAEYLAVFKKTVSSHEVFLQRLSSHPVLSKDRNFHVFLEYDQDLSVRRKNTKEMFGGFFKSVVKSADEVLFSGVKEVDDFFEQEKTFLINYYNRIKDSCAKADRMTRSHKSVADDYIHTAACLHSLALEEPTVIKKYLLKVAELFEKLRKVESRVSSDEDLKLTELLRYYMLNIEAAKDLLYRRTKALIDYENSNKALDKARLKSKDVKLAEAHQQECCQKFEQLSESAKEELINFKRKRVAAFRKNLIEMSELEIKHARNNVSLLQSCIDLFKNN, encoded by the exons ctGAGATCTGTGTCAGTGGACCTGAATGTTGATCCCTCGCTTCAGATTGACATACCTGATGCACTCAGTGAGAGAGATAAAGTCAAATTTACAGTGCACACCAAG ACCACACTGCCCACGTTTCAGAGCCCAGAGTTTTCTGTTACAAGGCAACATGAAGACTTTGTGTGGCTACATGACACTCTTATTGAAACTACAGACTACGCTGGGCTTATT ATCCCGCCAGCGCCCACCAAGCCCGACTTCGATGGCCCTCGAGAGAAGATGCAGAAGCTGGGAGAGGGTGAAGGGTCGATGACCAAAGAAGAGTTTGCCAAGATGAAGCAGGAGCTAGAAGC TGAGTACCTTGCTGTCTTCAAGAAGACTGTGTCTTCACACGAAGTCTTTCTTCAACGGCTCTCTTCTCACCCTGTTCTCAGTAAAGATCGCAACTTCCATGTTTTTTTGGAATATGATCAAGAT cTAAGTGTCAGGCGGAAAAATACCAAAGAGATGTTTGGTGGCTTTTTTAAAAGTGTGGTGAAAAGTGCTGATGAAGTTCTTTTTTCAGGAGTTAAG gaGGTAGATGACTTTTTTGAGCAAGAGAAGACTTTCCTCATCAACTATTACAACAGGATCAAGGATTCCTGTGCAAAGGCTGACAGGATGACCAGATCTCATAAAA GTGTCGCAGACGATTATATCCACACCGCAGCCTGCTTGCATAGCCTGGCTTTAGAGGAGCCTACAGTCATCAAGAA GTACCTGTTGAAGGTGGCTGAGCTGTTTGAAAAACTTAGG aaagtgGAGAGTCGAGTCTCCTCAGATGAAGACCTGAAGCTGACGGAGCTCCTGCGCTACTACATGCTCAACATAGAGGCTGCCAAG GATCTCTTATACCGACGCACCAAAGCCCTCATCGACTATGAGAATTCAAACAAAGCTCTGGATAAGGCCCGGTTAAAGAGCAAAGATGTCAAACTGGCCGAGGCACACCAGCAGGAATGCTGCCAGAAGTTTGAACAGCTCTCTGAATCTGCAAAAGAAG AGCTAATCAATTTCAAACGGAAGAGAGTGGCAGCGTTTAGGAAGAATCTAATTGAAATGTCTGAACTGGAAATAAAGCATGCCAGG AACAACGTGTCGCTCCTGCAAAGCTGCATCGACCTGTTCAAGAACAACTGA